ggggatggaggggtgtTTGAAGAgtaatggagagaggtggaggggtgttgGGGGATGGAGGTGGTGTTTGAAGAGtaatgagagaggtggagggggtgtGGGGGATGGAAGGGGTGTTGAAGAGTAaatggagagaggtgggggggtggtggggggatgGAGGGTGTTGAAGAGTAATGGGGAGAGTGAGGGGGgtgtgggggatggagggggtgTTGAAGAGtactggaggaggtggaggggtgtTGGGGGATGAGGGTGTTAAGAGTAATGAGAGAggtggtgggggtgtgggggatggagggggttGAAGTAGTAATGAGGGTGGAGGGGTTGGGGTGTGGGGGTGAGGGGTGTTGACAGAGTAATGGGTAGAGAGGTTGAGGGGGTGTGGGGGAATGGAGGGGTGTTTGAAGAGTAATGGAGAGAAGGTGGGAGGGGGTTGGGGGATGGAGGGGTGTTGAAGAGtatgagagaggtggagggggttgGGGTGTGGGGGATGGAGGGTGTTGAAGAGTAATGGAAGAGAGGTGGGGGGTTGGGCGGATGAGGGGTGTGTTGAAGAgtaatggagagaggtggagggggtgttTGGGATGGAGGGGTGTTTGAAGAGTaatgggagagaggtggaggggtgtggGGGATGAGGGGGTGTTGAAGAGTATGGTGGAGGGGtgtgggggatggaggggtgtTGAAGAGTAATGGGATGAagtggagaggggtgggggatggAGGGTGTTGAAGAGTAATGGTGGAGGGGTGTGGGGAAATGGAGGGGTGTTGAAAGAGTAGTGGAGGGGGTGTGGGGGAATGGAGGGGTGTTGAAGAGTaaatggagagaggtggaggggtgtgggggatggaggggtgtTGAAGAGTAAATGGGTGGAGGGGGTGTGGGGGATGGAGGGTTGTTGAAGAGTattgagagaggtggagggggtgttGGGGGATGGAGGGGTGTTGAATgtaatggagagaggtggaggggtgtgggggatggaggggtgtTGAAGAtaatggagagaggtggagggggtgtGGGGATTGGAGGGGTGTTGAAGAGTAATGGTGGAGGGGGTGTGGGCgtgggggatggaggggtgtTTGAAGAGTAATGAGAGAAGTGGAGGGGGtgtgggggatggaggggtgtGCAGAGTAatcggagagagggaggggttggggTGTGGGTGGATGGGAGGGTGTTGAAGAGTAATGGAGAGcggtgggggggttgggggtgtgggggatggaggggtgtGTTGAAGAGTaatggagaggaggtggagggggtgtGGGGATGGGGGGGTTGTTGAAGAGTatgagagggggtggagggggtggggaTGGAGGGTGTTTGAAGAGTAATGATGAGAGTGGAGGGGGTTGCTTTGGCTCGGTATACCGAAACTTCTGTACTTTTTCCGATACTAGAACCATGAAAACACGTCTCGGTACTACAGAATGTTTGTTACTTTTGGTAgtattctgtcaaatgtgtctcacggatGAAAGTGGAATGAGATACCTCATAGGTGTACAAACTGGAATGGCCTTCAAACTGAAAATTGTCTTCtcatttaacacaacccctctgaataATTGGTATGTGTGGTGGTCTGGTTGGAGGGAAAGGGAATcaggaaaggggggatacctagtcagggtGTACAACTGGAATGcctttcaactgaaatgtgtcttctcatTTAACCCACCTCTGAATCATTGGGGTTTGTTGTGTGGTCTGCTTGGGaggtgaaagggaaaggggaagggggggatacctagtcaggtgtaaactgaatgccttcaactgaaatggtcTTCtcattttaacccaacccctctgaattcaTTGGGGTATGTTGTGGTGGTCTGCCTTGGccgggaaagggaaagggaaagggggggataATTTTTCTTAGTTCAGGTGTACAACTGACATCGCCTTCAACTGAATGGTCTTTCCtcattaacccaacccctctgaatcagagaggtgcagagtCTGCTATCAGCTGCAGCTGATGTCCCCCTTACAGCTCTTAGTGCACTGTCGCTGCTCCACtcatgggctcccgagtgcgCAGCGGttcgatccaggctgtatcatacaACCAAACCGTGAGTTGGGGTCCATAGGGCAGCGTAACAATTTGACCCAGCGTCTTCGGGTTTGCCGtgaggctgtccttgtaaatagaATTGTGTTCTAACTGATTGATTAGTTAATTTAAAATGttataacaaaaaatcatgttagctccccttaGCCCTGTACTGGGAGTCCTGGGCAGCATTTCAGTTAGCTCTCTACTTGctgtactgggagtctgggcAAAGCATCATGTAGTGCTCTGCCATTAAGCTCACTGGGAGTCCTGGACTCATCATGTTAGCTCTTCCACTCAGCCTGCACTTGGGGAGTCTGTGCTGCATCAATGTTTAAGCCTCTCCATGCACTTTAGCCTGCACTGGATCCGggtgcatcatgttagctctcaCTCAGCTGGCACTGGAGAGTCTGAGCTGCCATCATGTTAGACTCTCCACTTTCAGCCTGTACTGGagtctggactgcatcatgttagctctccacCTCTTAGCCTGCCCTGGAGTCGGGCAATATTGCATCATGTTAGCTGCTccctagcctgcactgggagtccgGCTGCAGTCATGTTTAGCTCTCCACtcagcctgcactgggagtcgtGTGAGCCTGCATCATGTAAGCTTCTCCACTTAGCCTgtactgggagtctggactggcatcatgttagctctccacCTTGAGCCTGTACTGGGGagtctggctgcatcatgttacctCCCACTTTAGCCTGTTAAGCTGgtagtctgggctgcatcatgttagctctccactAGCCTGGGAGgtgtacatgttttttttaggCTGCATATGTTAGCTCTCACTTAGCCTGTACTGGGAGGTcctgggcagcatcatgttagcCTCCACTTAGCTGCACTGGGGTCTGGGCTCTGCACTCATTGTTAGctctccacttagcctgcacGTGGGAGTCTGGGCAGCCATGTTAGCTCTCCACTAGCCTGTACTGAGGTCTGACTGCATCATGAGCTCTTCCACTTAGCCTGTACTGGTAGTTCTGGGCAGGCATCATGTTAGCCTCTCCATTAGCCTACTGGGGTCTGGGCAGCCATCTTAGGCTCTCCACTCAGCCTGCACTGGgatctgggctgcatcatgttagcgtCTCCACTTGCCTGTACTGGGAGTCTGGACATGCATCATGTTTAGCTCTCCACTTAGCCTGTACTGGAGTCTGggcctgcatcatgttagctctccactTAGCCTGTACTGGTAGtgcggctgcatcatgttagctctccacttagcctggggtctgggctgcatcatgttagctctccactTAGCCTGACTGGAGtctgggcagcatcatgttagctctccactcagcctgtactgggagtctgggctgcatcatgttagctctccactTAGCCTGGCGGGTCTGGGCGCATCATGTTAGCTCTTCCACTTAGCctgtactgggagtctgggcagcatcatgttagctctccactCAGCCTGCACTGGGAGTTTCTGGGCTGCATCTGTTAGCTCTCCACTTAGCCTGTAtgggagtctggactgcatcatgttagcatCTCCACTTAGCCTGTACTGGGAGTCTGGCTGCACCATGTTAGCTCTCCACTTAGCCTGTacgggagtctgggctgcatcatgttagctctccacttagcctggggtctgggctgcatcatgttagctctccacttagccttactgggagtctgggctgcatcatgttagctctccactTAGCCTCACTGGAGTCTGGCTGCATCATGTAGCTCTCCACTTAGCCtgtcactgggagtctgggcagcatcatgttagctctccaccagcctgtactgggagtctggactgcatcATGGTTAGCTCTCCATTAGCTTATGGAGtctgggcagcatcatgttagctctccactagcctgtactgggagtctgggctagcatcatgttagctctccactTCAGCTGCCTGTGGAGTCTGGGCGCATCATGTTAGCCTCTCCACTCGCCTGTACTGAGAGTCTGggatgcatcatgttagctctccactTAGCCTGTACTGGGTAGtctgggcagcatcatgttagctcTCACTTAGCGCTtgtactgggagtctgggctgcatcatgttagctctccactCAGCCTGTACTCCACTTAGCCCACTCATGCTACACAGAAGTTACATACTTGAATAATGCGACACGGCGTGTAGAATGTTGAAACTGTTCATGTtcattactgttcgcaaaacaatgtcccTACATCCTAGACTCTAGATTTCCTGTTGTTAGTCAGTGTTATAAGTATTAATAGCTGTGTAtaacctctcctctctgcagGATGGAGACATCCTAGCCTCTAGATTTCCTGTGGACACCCAGGTGGCTTACATACTGAGTCTGGGGGTGGTGAAGGAGTTCAGGAAACATGGAATAGGTAGGTACacttagggctgttgcggtgaccgtttTACTGCCACactggcggtcacgagtcatgaaggcagtcaaattccacatgaccgtgtagtcatggtaattaggcttcgcCAAGCtcagatgctgctgatggtcattcgtagcctaccaaacttgctaactgcctggtactcagcactctattgtccctctaatcactctgacatcaatgcaaatgtattcgcaAATCTAATCCAACACTTCATGAgtgcccatgagctcatgttgcgcatcatttctataggctatgcaattgcgggagaaaaaacagagtgatggcctctaataAAAATAGGAGGYTCCCATCAGCTTtccataggctagtgcttttgctgttcgttaggcctactcatctagtTGGCTgataaagtaaatgtggacagttcttccaatatcttcaatatgcacatcTGAATTGGAGAAGGACGCGCGCAGgtgcatccccgatgtgtctgtcttgacttgtagcctgtgagaaagacctgatctcgtgacagagagccatgtgagtgagagacaCTTCAGATTGCGCAGCACACTCCGGGAGAAGGTCACAACGTAGCACTCCGGGCCACAAAAGGcacagatttttttgggggggtgcatTATGGCCGCAAAGGGGATGCAGCCGTGAAAtacgaggcattatcaagtgcttgtcaaattgtgagtgAGAGACTGTTGGagtgtacagcctgtgcaaaaaactaagcagagctcatgtcTTTTTAAGCATCATTAGTStcatcatgcagccttacaatgtattcaaaatcaaaacatatagcccaacgtctgtagaacaactaaagttacattaataactctaaatgaactAAATAGGAAGACCTGTTTCTTTGCTAACTGCTCAACACAGGATAGACACATGTGCACACTccttcaaatcgtttggagaaaatatttatattttattcagctttgttcaattgttttattcatattataaaataatattaaaataaTGCCAGGGAATTCTAAGCatgtcttgtctgctaaattaactagtgtagcccacagccgtatggcatagccagatcagggcctaacataaggacaactcagagtatgctattctgttcttctgaaatagactacattttcttcatatgatgcttctttagacctgtctaaaataaatagttcatttattgtgaaggtgtaggctatattacatggattagactttttaaaatggctcGTAGGCTATGTGTGGCTACCAGGAgaggctaaatgtgtttatgttaattaacctGTCACTTATCGTGAGACCaacagttatttgcatgacaatcatCGGCTGACAATTtagtgaccgccacagccctaggtacacacagtcactcactgtcctgctactcttctcttctccccctcccagGCTCCTTGCTGCTGGACAGTCTTAAGGAACACATCTCCACCACGGCCCAGGACCACTGCAAGGCCATCTACCTCCACGTGCTGACTGCTGACAACCAACACCACGGAGACCTGCTATACACTTCTACCAcaacaggtaggtaggtaggtaggtaggaccaGTGTGGGAAAAAGTCATTGATTTTATTGTGTTTTCCTGAGGAAAATGTAGTTAtgactgatatgtggttgtctgacCTAGCTGACTGATGATGAATGCATTGTAAGCTGCTCTCGAGAGTAGCAAAATTACTAAAATcaaaactgtatttttttaaatgtagctctgggtatatattattattagatgGTCATCTAAATGAATCCCAACAGAGACTTCACGCAGCATCACTACCTACCGTACTACTACTCCATACGAGGGGTGCTGAAAGACGGCTTCACATACGTTCTGTACATCAACGGGGGCATCCGCCCTGGACGCTCTTATATCCTTACTGCAAGGGGATTGGTGGGGGGTAccagtgtgtgtgatgttgttgatTTGGGGGTACAAGGGGATTGGTGGGGGGTAccagtgtgtgtgatgttggttTGGGGGGTACAAGGGGATTGGTGGGGGGGTACCAGTGTGGGTGATGTTGGTTTGGGGGGTACAAGGGGGGATGTGGGGTAGgactttgagtgtgtgtgtgtccatgtggagCTCCTGAACTTACTTAGATGTGTCACAGCAAGGGTGTGTGAAGACCTTTGCAGTcaatatttctttgtttttattgtaattatttcagtttctttttcatttttttcctcACTTTTATAATGTGGCAtaggttgtgtagatcagtgGTGAAACATCCACATGTAATCCCTATTTAGAAATGGAAGACAGCAACACGTGAAGACAGTGCACGGTTATGTAGACTTCCCCTAGGCACACTTCTGGACTTCAAGCAGGAAGTggagaattgaattggaattgcaGCAATCTTTAAAAGTCTAATTGTAAAAGAAAATCATTCTTGgaattggaatgaattggaattgAACAAGAGCCATCCTGGCTGTGTTttctagtgacagagacatggttgttgcttTCAGTTCTTATTCCATTCTGCAGCCTTCACACAGTCACTGCCTAATTGAATATATATCCTTAAAATGTAACCCGTTatatcaatacattacatatcaTAAAATCaacgttatttgtcacgtgcgccgaatacaaccggtgtagaccttactcaGTTGTCTCAGTCTGGNNNNNNNNNNNNNNNNNNNNNNNNNNNNNNNNNNNNNNNNNNNNNNNNNNNNNNNNNNNNNNNNNNNNNNNNNNNNNNNNNNNNNNNNNNNNNNNNNNNNNNNNNNNNNNNNNNNNNNNNNNNNNNNNNNNNNNNNNNNNNNNNNNNNNNNNNNNNNNNNNNNNNNNNNNNNNNNNNNNNNNNNNNNNNNNNNNNNNNNNNNNNNNNNNNNNNNNNNNNNNNNNNNNNNNNNNNNNNNNNNNNNNNNNNNNNNNNNNNNNNNNNNNNNNNNNNNNNNNNNNNNNNNNNNNNNNNNNNNNNNNNNNNNNNNNNNNNNNNNNNNNNNNNNNNNNNNNNNNNNNNNNNNNNNNNNNNNNNNNNNNNNNNNNNNNNNNNNNNNNNNNNNNNNNNNNNNNNNNNNNNNNNNNNNNNNNNNNNNNNNNNNNNNNNNNNNNNNNNNNNNNNNNNNNNNNNNNNNNNNNNNNNNNNNNNNNNNNNNNNNNNNNNNNNNNNNNNNNNNNNNNNNNNNNNNNNNNNNNNNNNNNNNNNNNNNNNNNNNNNNNNNNNNNNNNNNNNNNNNNNNNNNNNNNNNNNNNNNNNNNNNNNNNNNNNNNNNNNNNNNNNNNNNNNNNNNNNNNNNNNNNNNNNNNNNNNNNNNNNNNNNNNNNNNNNNNNNNNNNNNNNNNNNNNNNNNNNNNNNNNNNNNNNNNNNNNNNNNNNNNNNNNNNNNNNNNNNNNNNNNNNNNNNNNNNNNNNNNNNNNNNNNNNNNNNNNNNNNNNNNNNNNNNNNNNNNNNNNNNNNNNNNNNNNNNNNNNNNNNNNNNNNNNNNNNNNNNNNNNNNNNNNNNNNNNNNNNNNNNNNNNNNNNNNNNNNNNNNNNNNNNNNNNNNNNNNNNNNNNNNNNNNNNNNNNNNNNNNNNNNNNNNNNNNNNNNNNNNNNNNNNNNNNNNNNNNNNNNNNNNNNNNNNNNNNNNNNNNNNNNNNNNNNNNNNNNNNNNNNNNNNNNNNNNNNNNNNNNNNNNNNNNNNNNNNNNNNNNNNNNNNNNNNNNNNNNNNNNNNNNNNNNNNNNNNNNNNNNNNNNNNNNNNNNNNNNNNNNNNNNNNNNNNNNNNNNNNNNNNNNNNNNNNNNNNNNNNNNNNNNNNNNNNNNNNNNNNNNNNNNNNNNNNNNNNNNNNNNNNNNNNNNNNNNNNNNNNNNNNNNNNNNNNNNNNNNNNNNNNNNNNNNNNNNNNNNNNNNNNNNNNNNNNNNNNNNNNNNNNNNNNNNNNNNNNNNNNNNNNNNNNNNNNNNNNNNNNNNNNNNNNNNNNNNNNNNNNNNNNNNNNNNNNNNNNNNNNNNNNNNNNNNNNNNNNNNNNNNNNNNNNNNNNNNNNNNNNNNNNNNNNNNNNNNNNNNNNNNNNNNNNNNNNNNNNNNNNNNNNNNNNNNNNNNNNNNNNNNNNNNNNNNNNNNNNNNNNNNNNNNNNNNNNNNNNNNNNNNNNNNNNNNNNNNNNNNNNNNNNNNNNNNNNNNNNNNNNNNNNNNNNNNNNNNNNNNNNNNNNNNNNNNNNNNNNNNNNNNNNNNNNNNNNNNNNNNNNNNNNNNNNNNNNNNNNNNNNNNNNNNNNNNNNNNNNNNNNNNNNNNNNNNNNNNNNNNNNNNNNNNNNNNNNNNNNNNNNNNNNNNNNNNNNNNNNNNNNNNNNNNNNNNNNNNNNNNNNNNNNNNNNNNNNNNNNNNNNNNNNNNNNNNNNNNNNNNNNNNNNNNNNNNNNNNNNNNNNNNNNNNNNNNNNNNNNNNNNNNNNNNNNNNNNNNNNNNNNNNNNNNNNNNNNNNNNNNNNNNNNNNNNNNNNNNNNNNNNNNNNNNNNNNNNNNNNNNNNNNNNNNNNNNNNNNNNNNNNNNNNNNNNNNNNNNNNNNNNNNNNNNNNNNNNNNNNNNNNNNNNNNNNNNNNNNNNNNNNNNNNNNNNNNNNNNNNNNNNNNNNNNNNNNNNNNNNNNNNNNNNNNNNNNNNNNNNNNNNNNNNNNNNNNNNNNNNNNNNNNNNNNNNNNNNNNNNNNNNNNNNNNNNNNNNNNNNNNNNNNNNNNNNNNNNNNNNNNNNNNNNNNNNNNNNNNNNNNNNNNNNNNNNNNNNNNNNNNNNNNNNNNNNNNNNNNNNNNNNNNNNNNNNNNNNNNNNNNNNNNNNNNNNNNNNNNNNNNNNNNNNNNNNNNNNNNNNNNNNNNNNNNNNNNNNNNNNNNNNNNNNNNNNNNNNNNNNNNNNNNNNNNNNNNNNNNNNNNNNNNNNNNNNNNNNNNNNNNNNNNNNNNNNNNNNNNNNNNNNNNNNNNNNNNNNNNNNNNNNNNNNNNNNNNNNNNNNNNNNNNNNNNNNNNNNNNNNNNNNNNNNNNNNNNNNNNNNNNNNNNNNNNNNNNNNNNNNNNNNNNNNNNNNNNNNNNNNNNNNNNNNNNNNNNNNNNNNNNNNNNNNNNNNNNNNNNNNNNNNNNNNNNNNNNNNNNNNNNNNNNNNNNNNNNNNNNNNNNNNNNNNNNNNNNNNNNNNNNNNNNNNNNNNNNNNNNNNNNNNNNNNNNNNNNNNNNNNNNNNNNNNNNNNNNNNNNNNNNNNNNNNNNNNNNNNNNNNNNNNNNNNNNNNNNNNNNNNNNNNNNNNNNNNNNNNNNNNNNNNNNNNNNNNNNNNNNNNNNNNNNNNNNNNNNNNNNNNNNNNNNNNNNNNNNNNNNNNNNNNNNNNNNNNNNNNNNNNNNNNNNNNNNNNNNNNNNNNNNNNNNNNNNNNNNNNNNNNNNNNNNNNNNNNNNNNNNNNNNNNNNNNNNNNNNNNNNNNNNNNNNNNNNNNNNNNNNNNNNNNNNNNNNNNNNNNNNNNNNNNNNNNNNNNNNNNNNNNNNNNNNNNNNNNNNNNNNNNNNNNNNNNNNNNNNNNNNNNNNNNNNNNNNNNNNNNNNNNNNNNNNNNNNNNNNNNNNNNNNNNNNNNNAAACTATTCAAAACGAAATCCACCTGCTAATAAAGCATGCTGGGAATATGaataatgatgggcgtggttttgagATTTTTTACTCTACACAGAGTGATTGACACAATCCCTTCTGGTTATTAACACCCAACACTCAGGTCTTTACAACACTGAGTGTTCATTTAACTCCTAATTAATTGGAGGAGTGGAATTCCACTCCAACTTTTTTAGTATTTTTTGCTTAGACAGACACGCAATATGATCGCTGGAGAGCGGAATGAACCCTGGCTCCAGTGGGGAAGCTGGGAGTGTTGCCACATGACCACGGCTCAGGATGGTCTCCAGTTTCTATTATGAATCTTGTTTCTGAAGTGCATTGAAGCAATTGACAACATGTAAATGTTACAATtgtttttgttgaaatataaaattgtgtttgggaaacaACTAAaatctcataaaaaaaaaaaaagggtttggggattttttgtatttgtttttagagCAGGAAGTTTTGTTCCCCCACATGTGCCAAACCAAATTGGAGAAAATGGATAACTCAATACAGTAcgaatcacatttatttataatagCTTTTTTATATCAGCCTCAATGCGTACAGAAACCAGCCTCAAACCCCAGACAGACGCAATGCAGGTgtgagcacggtggctaggaaaaactccctagaaaggccaaacctaggaagaaacctagagaggaaccaggctctgagggtggccagtctcttctgctgtgccgggttgaagattataacagaacatggccaagaggtTGAAACGTTcctagatgaccagcagggtttaatgataatataataatgataatgataataatacagTAATAAATAAGTAGAGTATTGGCAATTTCCAGAATGATT
The DNA window shown above is from Salvelinus sp. IW2-2015 unplaced genomic scaffold, ASM291031v2 Un_scaffold5905, whole genome shotgun sequence and carries:
- the naa60 gene encoding LOW QUALITY PROTEIN: N-alpha-acetyltransferase 60 (The sequence of the model RefSeq protein was modified relative to this genomic sequence to represent the inferred CDS: inserted 1 base in 1 codon; deleted 2 bases in 1 codon), whose translation is MRGCMIVAEIRARTKVSREDGDILASRFPVDTQVAYILSLGVVKEFRKHGIGSLLLDSLKEHISTTAQDHCKAIYLHVLTADNTPRRPAIHFYHNRDFTQHHYLPYYYSIRGVLKDGFTYVLYINXGHPPWTLLYPYCKGIGPSDFTDPPPLEPGKTEG